The genomic interval TAGAAACGTGCAAActtactagcagtaatagtagccAATGTACTTCCTGTTGTCAGTTCCCTCGTGTTCACTTGTCTCCGTCCCACCCTTCAGCAAAGGAAAGACCACCTTACTGAAGCACATAGCCAACCGAGCTCTGAGCATCCCCCCCAACATCgatgtgctgctgtgtgagcaGGGTGAGTGAGCTGTCACACGGCCTCTGTCCAGGTCCCGCCGCCCGCCCGCTCACTCTGCCATGCCTCTGTTCCCGTGCTAGAGGTGGTAGCTGATGACACCCCGGCGGTGCAGGCGGTGCTGAAGGCAGACACCCGCCGCCTgaagctcctggaggaggagcggcagCTGCAGGTGCGCCTGGAGAAGGGAGAGGACAGCGTGGCGGAGCGGCTGGAGAAGGTGAGTGGAGGAGAGCCTCTGTTTGCATGGAACACCACCTATGCACTTCTTCTACTGTTGATGAAGTAACGTTTCTGTGGCTGCTCCAGATGAGCTTCATGAGACACAACACGGCTGTAGAATGCTGTCTGACCAGAGTGTCACAGGGAATAACAGGAAACCACCAAGGGGGTTTGTCCTGAAAGGACCTAGACATTATGAGTGCAGAGGGCGAGTTGGACCTGAGCTCTGTGGAAGTAGATCTGATCAGCACCGGGGGtttgattcaattcattttattttgtatagcccaaaatcacaaattacaaatgtgcctcagatctttacagtctgtacacatacgacatcctctgtccccaaaccCTCACTTTGGCacaggagagacacacacaagagaagaaaccttagtgagacgGTAGATTGAATGCGGTCAGGAAACCACTGGTCCCACTGTGTCAGTGGTTACTGGGAAATGACAGGAAGTGAATAGTAAACCCCAAAGCAGTGGGATCAAACATCAGCGTTGTGTTCTGTTGGCTCTGCTGCTCCCAAATGTCccaaacaaatacatatttggCTCTTAAGAAGAATTCCATTGGACTTCGTACTGAATACATGAATTGCTCCAATCTGGGAACACGGTGAcccaaaaggaaaaaataaagcaaatggaCTGGCACTGATTATGAGTGACACTTGACACTCTCACTTCCACGGCAGTGGTGTGGAGGGTCTGGATGAAGTGTTGTCCTACCTGACAGGTCTATGAAGAACTCCGGGCTATTGGAGCTGCAGCCGCCGAGCCCAAGGCCCGGAGGATCCTGGCCGGTCTCTCCTTCACCCCTGAGATGCAGAACAGACCCACCAAGAGGTTCTCTGGAGGGTGGAGAATGAGGGTGTCCCTCGCCAGGTACACCGCTTCATGAGCGCAACCGGGCCGACCTCAACCCGTCACAAGTTCTTCTCCATTAAGGCTTTACTTGTGCGTCCACAGAGCTCTGTTCATGGAGCCCACTCTGCTGATGCTGGACGAACCCACCAACCACCTGGACCTGAACGCCGTCATCTGGCTCAACAAGTACAAGCAGCATTTTAATCTGATGTATCACAGTATTTAGTAGTAGTAGATTTGAATACTGTTCCTTTAACAGGACTACGTCTGAGCCGTCGgctgttagccgttagccgttagctgtgTCCAGATGGCGTTTTCAGTTGTATCCGCTGGATGAGGGAGGCACACTAGCCATGTAGGCCATGTGAACCAAGGCCGCTGGACGTGTTTCCCAttgagcttttatccaaagcaaaccGGTCTTTTTCCTCGTTACGGAGCGTTGTGGGTTTTCACTGTGCTGGAGGgtgtaaaatgaattatttatagACCTGGCTAAGCATAAACGTGAATATTTGTGGATGTCTGTTATGTGCTCCTTCCACAGCTACCTTCAAGGCTGGAAGAAGACTCTCCTCATCGTTTCCCATGACCAAAGTTTCCTTGACGATGTGTGCACTGATATCATCCACCTGGACAACGAGAAGCTCTACTACTACAGAGGGAACTACTGTGAGTGCATTTTAGAGCAGCTTCCACCGCGGAGACCAAACGACAACCACAGCACTTGGACACCGACGTTTGCAGAGATCAGACTGACTACTTCCAGTCTGCAATTCACTATTTATGAATTCACTATTTATGAATTCACTATTTATGAATTCACTATTGAATTTTGCTCATAACAACGCGATTAATCCCAGAAAGAATGACGGCACATGTTTTTAGTCTCTAACTGAAATATTCGGATCCCATTTGTTCGTGGAAGGTTGAAGCTGCGTTTAAAACCCGGTTGGTGAACTTTGTCCATTTGGGGGACGTTTAACCAGTGAGGTTGTGCTCTTCACGGGAGGAAAGGAATCTTTCTAGTATTTGTGAGTGTGTAGAAAGAGCCAAACGTGAAATATATATGTCATCTTTACACACTTGGATATTTGAGCACAGGCCTTTAATTCTCCAAAATCCACATGCGGGTCCTCGGATGGATGTTGACGAAGGACTGATTGATGTCCTGCGTCCTCACCATGGCTGCTCAGTTTGACTTTGCTTTTCTTGAAGTGACCTTCAAGAAGATGTACGTGCAGAAGCAGAAAGAACTACAGAAACAGTACGACAAGcaggagaagaagctgaaggacCTGAAGGCTGGTGGCAAGTCCACCAAACAGGCAGTAAGTCTGCTCCTTCTTCTCTGCCTCTGCAGTCCCTGTTCAACTGCTTCTTTGCCTCCCGTCATTGTGTGTGTCTAAATGTTCCCCTCAGGAGAAGCAAACCAAGGTCGACCTGACCAGAAAGCAGCAGAAAGGCAAGAAGAAAGGagctcaggaggaggagagccaggATGCCACGGAGCTGCTGAAGAGGCCCAGAGAGTACACCGTCAAGTTCACCTTCCCCAACCCGCCGCCGCTGTCCCCGCCCATCCTGGGACTACACTGTGAGAGCCCACTGCACCACCCACCACCCAGCCAGAGCAGCCTGACACCCGTCTGAAAGATCCAACCAGGCTTCCCTTCATACACAGTTACATACTCAGAATGtctaaaatataaatgaattggGTCAAACATCAGATTGTAACTGAGCGTGTGAAGAGGCCCCAGCATGCACCGGGGTTAATGATCCCTGCTCAGCTCTACGGGCTCTAAGGAAGGTGAAGCTTGTCCCCCAGATGCTTCATTGGTTGAGACGCGTAATGATGCCCCTCCCAAGCCAATACGGATCAACACCTCACCCCTTGTGGTCTGTGTGAATTCAGATCCAATGAGCAACGGGCTCCCAAAATCAGTATAATGATGAAAACAAGTTACTGTCCAGGTAATGAATCATTTATGTTTATTCCTGGATTTGATTCGGTTTGttgcacattaataaaacagtTCTGTAAATGTGTCAGTTAGCCAAAAGTCTATATTTCCTCAATGGCCCTAcagggagagaagagacaaaATAGAcctcaaaacacaaaacagaagatCCAGTTAACAATGTGTGCATCTAAAATACAAACGAATAAAAACCCCACATTGTCAAGTACTAACAAGACGTGCAACCCGAGGGCTGATTAATGCGGTAAGAGTTAACTTGAGAGCTCAGCTGGATGGACAAGTCCTGTCCTTTAAACTAATGATGCGTGTTGATATCCAGCGTGGCTGCGAGCTGACCAGAACTGAGCCGTCTCTGCCTTGCAGGTGTTGACTTTGGCTACACTGCTCAGAAGCCTCTCTTCAAAAACGTGGACTTTGGAATCGACATGGACTCGAGGAGTAAGTATGCTGCTTCTAACGCCGAGCATCTTGTTCTGCTACTGGGAACATGTGGATCCTTGTGTCTGGCTACATGCACACGGCGTGCAGTCAGCTGCAGATATGACTGAGCAATACCAGTTCCTATGCAACACCGTTCAAGCCATAGTTCTCCTGTCATGCCATCATGTAAGCATGCAGCTAATGCATGCACAGAAGCGTGGTGAGGACATGCACAGAGCCCACCCACATGCTTTAGCATCAATAGCATGCTAGGTACCAGCGTGGGTGTTAATGTCACCGTAGGAAGCATTAATAGGCCGAGTCAGAGTGGTCCAAGCACAGAGCCTGGTGGAACTGGCACCGAGGTCGGTGATCATCTGACACTACTGATGTAACCAGACATCCTCCGTCCTTCAGAAGGTTTCACCTCTGGTGTGTCTGTCCTCTGAACACACGCTGGCATTTACAGGGGTACAATTCAGAAAATGAGTTGGCCCTCCGACGTTGTGATGacctttcctccttccttaaGTTTGTATAGTTGGACCCAATGGTGTCGGGAAGAGTACCCTGCTTCTGCTGCTCATTGGGAAGCTAAGTCCTGTAAGTATGCAGGTCCCATCGCATCTGAATTCTACCCCAATCCACGCAGCAGCGTCCTAACTGTGCCCCTCTTTCAGTCTAAAGGTGAGATGAGGAGGAATCATCGCTTGGTGAGTAACTTCCTCTTCGCCTCTAGAGCCTAATGCGTTTAATCTGCTTCTGGAATTAGTTCCCTCAAAATGTAtacttacatttttttcagGTTGAGATTGTTTAGTTCCTTTCAGGCTTGTTGTGATCTGGCGTAGGAGGCGTGTCATCAACTGGGGGGGATCTCTTACGACATCAGTCTGTACACAGCGTTCACGCTTGATACCATTGCTGACCTGTAACATCAGTtaaatccaaagcgacttgcattacatttttacatttgtgtcTGGTGCAAAGTGTGCAGCAGGTTGGATCCGGTCtctagcgttagcttagcttccatGCTAACCAGAGCAGCCTACTCACTTCCGATACATTTAGATGAAATAAATCGACGATGACGGGGGTTAAGTTTCACAGGCCTCCGTGTGGACTCACTGGTGCCCTCTGACGGGCCACGCGGAGACTTCTACACCAGATGTGCTGACCGGTGACCTTCTGACCGGCGTTGTGTGTCTGCCTTGCAGAAAGTGGGCTTCTTCAACCAGCAGTACGCCGATCAGCTGAACATGGAGGAGACCGCCACAGAGTACCTCATGAGGAACTTCAATCTCCCCTACCAGGACGGCAGGAAGTGCCTGGGACGCTTCGGCCTGGAGAGCCACGCCCACACCATCCAGATCTCTAAGCTGTCGGGTAGGAACATGGAGGTCACTACTGGGGTCGCTAAGGGAAACGTTCCACGGGAAGGGACGGCATGAAGCTGGGATCTTCAACGTAGTTGAGAAGGAGACGATGTGAGCTGCAGCTCGCGTGTGGACTGAATGTTCATTTGTCTCCAGCAGGCTAACCCGTTACCGCAGTGAGCAGGACGGATGTACCTCCATCGTTCAGGGCTTCAAAAAGCGCcagttataaataaaatgaagcgACATTGCTGGTTTATTCCCGTTAACTCCCATGGAACGTTTCCAACTGCGTCGCTAGTCACAACATCGCAGTGTCTGAATCTTCATGAGGACGCAGCCTTCAGGGTTcgagttcagtttctttgtgtatttattctgtaacctGACTGACTTAAAGTGATATTTGCGGTCTGCCTGAGCTCATTTTGATCCATTTCTCTTCATACTATAAACCATATGAACCCATGTGAGCCTCAGTGAGGTGACTTTTCACTGATAACTACAGACGAGCGGCTCGTTGTGTTTATGAGAACAGTACGTGGACTTAAGGAGCATCTTCTAACGTCACGTAACCCAACTGAAGTGATGTTATAACATTCATAACGTAACGTTACATCTAAAAGTGAAGAGATCACCCGCCTCCGTCCTGAATGAATTACATCCTCCTtggcccgcactgcatgctgggacatGCTGGGCCGCTAAGGACcgatgtgtcctccaaaccggctcctggaggagaggacaggCGGGTCGCAGCCAAAGGGACATGTATAGTTGAGCGGATTTCTTCTGTCTCCCCAGGCGGGCAGAAAGCCAGGGTGGTGTTTGCGGAGCTGTCCTGCCGTCAGCCCGATGTGCTGATCCTGGTGAGTTTACGCCGCGCGTGTGCTGCTCATGTGCTCCATCGGCGAGCTGACCACCTGCCTCTTCTGTCCTAGGACGAGCCCACCAACAACCTGGACATCGAGTCCATCGATGCCTTATCGGAGGCCATCAATGAGTATAAAGGAGGTAAGAAAGGAGGACCAGCATGCGAGTGTCTCCCTCACACCGTAGACCAGCAGCACAGCCGTTATTGACTTCATACAGATGCATGTGACTGGATTCCCTTACAagagcaggtcaaaggtcagcctgCTCAGGTAATTGGgtcatggagtagagagggtgctccCAACCGccaggaaccacaaggttggcggttggagtcccggctgctccgtgtccctgagctgaGCTGTAATGTAATGGAGACGCTCTAACTAGTGGGAGACACGAGGGTTTGTGTTGACAGTCTGTAGTCGTGAGCAAAATGCTCactttgtttgtgttcctgGTGGAAATAAACGCTGACTCTGTCCCATCCAGCTGTGATCATCGTGAGTCACGACGCCCGGCTCATCACGGAGACTCAGTGCACCATGTGGGTGGTGGAGGACAGCACGGTGAACCAGATCGACGGAGACTTTGACGACTACAAGCGGGAGGTGCTTGAGTCTCTGGGGGAGACCATGGTCAACAAGGTCAACCCGTGATTACTAAGCGCTCTCCTGAAGATCACACACAATAAAACCAATGaactctttgttgttgttttattagcCATTCACTTTAAATAAGCCTTGTACGTCATCTTCACTTTAGCCACTTCCTCCTCATCAGCTGCCATTTCACTGTACCACCGGTACCACGTTTCACCAGCGGTCAACGACTGGGCCGGTGGGGTCGACCCCACAGCATCATGGGAATTGGAGTAGTCCTCTCCTGAGAACTCCACATACGGtatctgaaagctgagaaagcCTGCAGGACACAAAGAAGTGAGGAGTTGTTTTCTTTGGTTGGTGTTGTGGGAGGAACTGGTCCTAAACgcgtgctcacgtaccgtgatCTCTCGCTGTGCCGACggcctgctgcagcttcttctgctgtttcatacacacacctgcagacagaagAAGCAACGCTCTGATCTGGGACCCACGGATGCCTCAGTGCATGCGCATGTTTAGGACGTACCGGTTCGGGTGGGGTCGTACACCATTCCAGTGTGGGGGCTGATAAACTGCTGCAACAATTTCACATTCTGCAGGAAAGGGTACATTTAGATTAGCGGTTCACAGTGAATTGATAGGATGTAAGCTAATCTAAGACCTCTGGGGGGAGGATCAGCATTAGGACAGGAACCACTGGAAAAAGGCCCATGATTGTGGAAGCTGCCAAGAGCTGAAGTTTAACCTAAAAAAACCCTCAGTTCTGACTTTCAATCCCTTAAAGAGCCTCAGACATCTGAAACTACACCTCTGCGTTTAAAGCGGTTCATAGACCGCTGGTTTCACTTGTAAAGGGGTGcgaattgtgagatgcatgtagtggtaaaaacattctgtgcTAAAAGGtctcagtggttgaccctgagatgtagagatagaaaGGTTTGGGGAAGGGtttaacttgctctcacagaccttcgatcagaggagcattgtgtgttaccctcatcttcacctgagTTATCTCAACTTgtggcttctcgtaactggcgctaagaactgtcttcatgtgtataaaaaaagattagattagattcaaatTTGTcactgcacagggtacaagtactgaggcaacaaaatgcagtttaacatccaaaactcagcgtttttactgctcggagacgccactACACAGAgcgctggaatacgtgctggtgtgttggacctcctgcttgcaagcaataattAGAGACATATCTGcagagaattgctcatgtaatctttttctcttctaaataaatgttaactttttgactttaactgatcaacgtgctggatccttctcatcaaccaactcggggggatcggagaacCTGACAGTATCAGTGGTACAGCATTTGATTTCTATGTAAAATATAAATCTGAAAActagttttttttaagtctgtTGAAACTACCAAAGTACAGAGTA from Gasterosteus aculeatus chromosome 10, fGasAcu3.hap1.1, whole genome shotgun sequence carries:
- the abcf1 gene encoding ATP-binding cassette sub-family F member 1, whose translation is MPKSMQEEAVWVDEEAAPPAAEKTTVKKGKKDKKKKKSFFEELCTDVKPKADEAAVRETAGKQSHKKKKDVRKGKGGDAGGDDDEDVMLKLKKLSMQASDEDDEPATAGRKGSKKKQGGNIFAALSQSDEDEARPVDEEDTPAKRSGKPAVRPHSKDEDEEEEDASDGGDTMMSAEDVIAEQADGQESDPLANLSKKDKKKKKKRMEYERQVASVRAQNALEGDFSISQAEMSSRQAMLENASDIKLERFSISAHGKELFINADLLIVAGRRYGLVGPNGKGKTTLLKHIANRALSIPPNIDVLLCEQEVVADDTPAVQAVLKADTRRLKLLEEERQLQVRLEKGEDSVAERLEKVYEELRAIGAAAAEPKARRILAGLSFTPEMQNRPTKRFSGGWRMRVSLARALFMEPTLLMLDEPTNHLDLNAVIWLNNYLQGWKKTLLIVSHDQSFLDDVCTDIIHLDNEKLYYYRGNYLTFKKMYVQKQKELQKQYDKQEKKLKDLKAGGKSTKQAEKQTKVDLTRKQQKGKKKGAQEEESQDATELLKRPREYTVKFTFPNPPPLSPPILGLHCVDFGYTAQKPLFKNVDFGIDMDSRICIVGPNGVGKSTLLLLLIGKLSPSKGEMRRNHRLKVGFFNQQYADQLNMEETATEYLMRNFNLPYQDGRKCLGRFGLESHAHTIQISKLSGGQKARVVFAELSCRQPDVLILDEPTNNLDIESIDALSEAINEYKGAVIIVSHDARLITETQCTMWVVEDSTVNQIDGDFDDYKREVLESLGETMVNKVNP